One Rhodococcus sp. P1Y DNA window includes the following coding sequences:
- a CDS encoding helicase-related protein, with amino-acid sequence MPPRRRKPAATTARTVGAGKSAAARKFKASSGTASTATAKKRTTTTRKKAVRKTASPDLRLPDPGERVWVLDVPFEDRALASASGARWHPGPRVFAYYGTELPDGLASFESMPYSLQRWVEDDANEEWRPEVVHERSLTPRETQLESVRRQLGAMAQGFPYFAQMDSTGLGKTLAVCEAVRQMDDALSSGHSAGSAPGVGTVLVVAPKGALPGWRRTIADTEADLAPEDRKRWLLVTYQSTKKLLTVPEDTDLGKRKKTQNKRTITLGELRFDIDVVIADESHALMNIESQQSQILWRYQEAARAVVWMSATPGYQPMHFAYMARAIEHSLGGEEIIGDDEALGYAVTTKWAAFLVEQGFALKEGKATTGLKTWRWEPEDAARRERDIGTIHRWLAGGAVPWSISRPSPPTPREPLGQELTAAQKRLYNSAWVDYRKELGLPLWKSVGGKRVLQKNPSTRAATLRFRQKCSYLRIPSSADQVRAWVRDGNQVFVSMFYRESVSSLAETLREEGLDVAVVDGSMSSAAQETEIRRFQTGAARVIVSTTTSAINLHSNELLLPEQSTRVTPQAPLQATSTSAPRVTLIHDPRWTPIDIRQIEGRANRIDKDHNHTTSTCYYGYAEGTVEEEMVLTGIERIADLGSIVGQADLIDPEAFLAARAEQ; translated from the coding sequence CCCGCAAGTTCAAGGCGTCGTCGGGTACTGCGTCGACCGCCACCGCGAAGAAGCGCACGACCACCACCCGCAAGAAGGCCGTCCGTAAGACAGCCTCACCCGACCTGCGGCTGCCCGACCCGGGTGAGCGCGTCTGGGTACTCGATGTCCCGTTCGAGGACAGAGCCCTGGCATCGGCGTCGGGAGCACGGTGGCATCCGGGCCCTCGGGTGTTCGCGTACTACGGAACCGAGCTTCCCGACGGGTTGGCCTCGTTCGAGTCGATGCCCTACAGCTTGCAGCGGTGGGTGGAGGACGACGCCAACGAAGAGTGGAGACCTGAGGTCGTACACGAGCGGTCCCTGACACCGCGGGAGACCCAGCTCGAATCGGTGCGCCGACAACTCGGCGCGATGGCCCAGGGGTTCCCGTACTTCGCGCAGATGGACTCGACGGGCCTCGGCAAGACCCTTGCCGTCTGCGAGGCCGTCCGGCAGATGGACGATGCCCTCTCATCGGGTCACTCCGCAGGCTCCGCTCCAGGAGTAGGGACGGTGCTCGTCGTCGCACCCAAAGGCGCCCTGCCTGGCTGGCGTCGAACCATCGCCGATACCGAGGCCGACCTGGCACCCGAGGATCGCAAACGCTGGCTGCTCGTCACGTATCAGTCGACGAAGAAGCTGCTCACGGTTCCCGAGGACACCGATCTGGGCAAGCGAAAGAAGACTCAGAACAAGCGGACCATCACGCTCGGCGAGCTGCGATTCGACATCGACGTCGTCATCGCCGACGAGTCACACGCCCTGATGAACATCGAGTCCCAGCAGTCCCAGATCCTGTGGCGCTACCAGGAGGCCGCGCGGGCCGTGGTGTGGATGTCCGCGACGCCCGGGTACCAACCGATGCACTTCGCCTACATGGCCAGGGCCATCGAGCACAGCCTCGGCGGTGAGGAGATCATCGGCGACGACGAGGCCCTCGGATATGCGGTGACCACGAAATGGGCTGCTTTCCTCGTCGAACAGGGTTTCGCACTCAAAGAGGGCAAGGCCACCACCGGCTTGAAGACATGGCGCTGGGAGCCGGAAGACGCTGCTCGACGCGAACGCGACATCGGCACCATCCACCGCTGGCTTGCCGGTGGCGCTGTGCCGTGGTCCATTTCTCGTCCGTCGCCGCCTACCCCGCGCGAACCACTCGGCCAGGAACTGACTGCGGCCCAGAAGCGCCTCTACAACTCGGCGTGGGTCGACTATCGCAAGGAGCTCGGGCTGCCGCTGTGGAAATCGGTGGGCGGCAAGCGAGTGTTGCAGAAGAACCCGTCGACCCGCGCCGCCACGCTCAGGTTTCGGCAGAAATGTTCGTATTTGCGGATACCGTCGTCCGCCGATCAGGTTCGAGCGTGGGTACGCGACGGCAACCAGGTATTCGTGTCGATGTTCTATCGCGAGTCGGTCTCTTCACTCGCCGAGACGTTGCGCGAGGAAGGACTCGATGTCGCGGTCGTCGACGGAAGCATGAGCAGCGCGGCTCAGGAAACCGAGATCCGACGGTTCCAGACCGGTGCCGCGAGGGTCATCGTCTCCACCACGACGAGCGCTATCAACCTGCATTCGAACGAACTGCTACTACCCGAGCAGAGCACCCGGGTCACTCCGCAAGCTCCGCTCCAGGCAACGTCGACGTCCGCCCCGCGCGTCACGTTGATCCACGATCCCCGGTGGACTCCCATCGACATCCGTCAGATCGAGGGACGCGCCAACCGAATCGACAAGGACCACAACCACACCACGTCGACCTGCTACTACGGCTACGCCGAGGGCACCGTCGAGGAAGAGATGGTGCTGACGGGTATCGAGCGCATCGCCGATCTCGGGTCGATCGTCGGACAGGCCGACCTCATCGACCCCGAGGCGTTCCTGGCGGCGCGCGCCGAGCAGTAG
- a CDS encoding TetR/AcrR family transcriptional regulator, which produces MDRGDEEHDATVDGRSARWAHRRPELVAAATQYVLDRGVSDLTLRPLASAMGVTIATVVRQFGSKEALVEEITRTINEDLLRTLREDPELVGLTPEQTLRTLWRRWLEPAQGRQFRVLFELFGLAAHHPDQYRWFTGSIVTDWLPQIEAPLIGDGVEPAAARQMATLVLAVLRGLHLDLVATGDVDRVDAAFELAMATLAPALTSPRDAIAR; this is translated from the coding sequence ATGGATCGAGGAGACGAGGAGCACGACGCGACGGTCGACGGTCGCTCCGCTCGCTGGGCGCATCGGCGACCGGAATTGGTGGCCGCCGCCACCCAGTACGTCCTCGACCGAGGCGTCTCCGATCTGACCCTGCGGCCACTGGCATCGGCGATGGGCGTCACGATCGCGACAGTGGTGCGACAGTTCGGGTCGAAGGAGGCGCTGGTCGAGGAGATCACCCGCACCATCAACGAGGACCTGCTGAGGACTCTTCGCGAAGACCCCGAGCTCGTCGGCCTCACCCCGGAGCAGACGCTGCGCACGCTCTGGCGGCGATGGCTGGAGCCGGCGCAGGGCAGGCAGTTCCGGGTGCTGTTCGAGCTTTTCGGCCTGGCCGCCCATCACCCGGATCAATACAGATGGTTCACCGGGTCGATCGTCACCGACTGGCTACCGCAGATCGAGGCCCCGCTGATCGGCGATGGAGTCGAGCCTGCCGCCGCGCGCCAGATGGCCACCCTGGTGTTGGCAGTACTGAGAGGGCTACACCTCGACCTTGTTGCGACCGGGGACGTCGACCGCGTCGATGCAGCGTTCGAGCTGGCCATGGCAACGCTCGCCCCCGCGCTCACCTCACCGCGTGACGCTATCGCGCGCTGA
- a CDS encoding GTP pyrophosphokinase, with protein sequence MMSYKFGIDELMTKINVLKEEFTHIHRYSPIEHVGSRLKTPESIITKARRKNSPLTLDDIRKNIVDIAGIRITCSFISDTYRIADMIGSQSDVRILEVKDYIANPKPNGYKSLHLIVEIPVFMSDRVQPVPVELQIRTIAMDFWASLEHKIFYKYDGTIPTPLLAELTEAADSANRLDVTMERLHDEVAEIKSDKSGDAIHLNAMPPMALPRELLVAMLERGTTL encoded by the coding sequence ATGATGAGCTACAAGTTCGGCATCGACGAGCTGATGACCAAGATCAATGTCTTGAAGGAGGAGTTCACCCACATTCATCGGTACAGTCCGATCGAACACGTCGGGTCGCGACTCAAAACGCCCGAGAGCATCATCACCAAAGCCCGTCGCAAGAACAGCCCCCTCACGCTCGACGATATCCGCAAGAACATCGTCGATATCGCAGGCATCAGAATCACGTGCAGTTTCATCTCGGACACGTACCGAATCGCGGACATGATCGGGAGCCAGTCCGATGTACGCATACTCGAGGTCAAGGATTACATCGCGAATCCGAAACCCAACGGCTACAAGAGTCTTCACCTGATCGTCGAGATTCCCGTGTTCATGAGCGACCGGGTTCAGCCGGTACCCGTCGAGCTCCAGATCCGCACCATCGCCATGGATTTCTGGGCCAGCCTCGAGCACAAGATCTTCTACAAGTACGACGGTACGATCCCGACGCCACTACTCGCCGAGCTCACCGAAGCCGCGGACAGCGCAAACCGCCTCGACGTGACGATGGAACGCCTGCACGACGAAGTCGCCGAAATCAAGAGCGACAAATCTGGCGACGCCATTCACCTCAACGCAATGCCGCCGATGGCCCTGCCGCGCGAGTTGCTCGTTGCGATGCTGGAGCGCGGTACGACGCTGTGA
- a CDS encoding metallophosphoesterase codes for MKAVPTIGSLLLACVLVGADAVAGTPEARTQASATAVPALGLTAVPVPVTAEMVSGVTDGVHVGDEATGPEARTTAWDEYPYLRYTATFGPDVTSAELSWQGTSVNTNDLALHVLDPATGEWGPALATARPDTAGGVVDLAAEVTDIDGPVEVMIIDSPRADRAFADDNASADGTFAEPGTYDFALQHISDTQYISRDDPTVYDDMTQWTVDNAEKYGIDYSMHTGDIIQSWISPGRPDTQSRIEFEAASESMKRLEDAGVPHGVLPGNHDNLWNVAGKLVPGMHEENHALYNEYFGPDRYRDQPWWGDSFTSEDNSAHYDLLDIAGAKFLMLYIGYNPPEKVMKWAEQVLDDHPDRNVVIGTHYYLDEGGEKKLMAFGDIGASSGQQIWNRLVKPYESVFLVLSGHVDGQATVVDRDVDDTGRTVVQLLADYQYFEVEGERATGFQRLLQFDIDGETLAVTTHSPALDRFDVENFDPRRRFVPEDGEFVTDFTLRADVPRAVSAR; via the coding sequence GTGAAAGCCGTCCCGACCATCGGATCCCTACTGCTTGCCTGCGTCCTCGTCGGCGCCGACGCGGTAGCAGGCACTCCCGAGGCCCGCACCCAAGCGTCGGCGACGGCTGTTCCGGCATTGGGATTGACCGCCGTGCCCGTCCCGGTGACGGCCGAGATGGTGTCGGGGGTGACCGACGGAGTGCACGTCGGCGACGAGGCCACGGGGCCCGAGGCACGCACCACCGCGTGGGACGAGTACCCCTACCTTCGGTACACCGCTACCTTCGGCCCCGACGTCACATCTGCCGAATTGTCCTGGCAGGGAACATCGGTGAACACCAACGACCTCGCCCTTCATGTTCTCGACCCCGCCACAGGGGAGTGGGGCCCCGCATTGGCGACAGCACGCCCTGACACCGCAGGCGGCGTCGTCGATCTGGCCGCGGAAGTCACCGATATCGACGGCCCAGTCGAAGTGATGATCATCGACAGCCCCCGTGCCGATCGTGCGTTCGCCGACGACAACGCTTCTGCGGATGGCACATTCGCCGAACCGGGGACGTACGACTTTGCGCTGCAACACATCAGCGACACCCAATACATCTCGCGGGACGACCCGACCGTGTACGACGACATGACGCAGTGGACAGTCGACAACGCCGAGAAGTACGGCATCGACTACAGCATGCACACCGGCGACATCATTCAGAGCTGGATCAGCCCCGGACGGCCGGATACCCAGTCGCGCATCGAATTCGAGGCCGCGAGCGAGTCCATGAAACGCCTGGAGGATGCCGGGGTTCCGCACGGCGTCCTACCTGGCAACCACGACAATCTCTGGAACGTCGCGGGCAAACTCGTACCGGGTATGCACGAGGAGAATCACGCGCTGTACAACGAGTACTTCGGCCCGGACCGTTATCGCGACCAGCCGTGGTGGGGTGACTCGTTCACATCCGAGGACAATTCTGCGCACTACGATCTGCTCGACATCGCCGGTGCGAAATTTCTGATGCTCTACATCGGATACAACCCGCCCGAGAAAGTCATGAAGTGGGCAGAGCAGGTACTCGACGACCATCCGGACCGGAACGTCGTGATCGGTACCCACTACTACCTCGACGAGGGCGGCGAGAAGAAGCTGATGGCGTTCGGAGACATCGGTGCAAGCTCGGGTCAACAGATCTGGAATCGCTTGGTCAAGCCGTATGAATCCGTCTTCCTTGTCCTGTCCGGACATGTGGACGGCCAAGCCACTGTCGTCGATCGCGACGTCGACGACACCGGCCGAACCGTCGTACAACTGTTGGCCGACTACCAGTATTTCGAGGTCGAGGGCGAGAGGGCAACAGGATTCCAGCGCCTGCTTCAGTTCGATATCGATGGCGAGACCCTCGCAGTGACGACCCACTCACCCGCACTCGACAGATTCGACGTCGAGAACTTCGATCCCCGTCGCCGATTCGTGCCCGAGGACGGCGAATTCGTCACCGATTTCACGTTGCGGGCGGATGTGCCGCGAGCCGTCAGCGCGCGATAG
- a CDS encoding DUF72 domain-containing protein — protein sequence MAPRRRAPEVRIGISGWTYAPWRGDFYPKGLAHRRELEYASERLSSIEINGTFYAMQKPSSYVKWRDETPENFVFAVKGGRYVTHVKRLVDVEAALANFFATGVLGLGSKLGPVLWQLPPNFQFDAAKMAAFFELLPRTTTEAVTLAGRRDDKLPDDRVSLVVDGDRPLRHAMEVRHPSFDTAEAIGLLRDHDVAFVLADSGGKYPLVDQVTSNFVYLRLHGSEELYASGYDDAALDRWAGRIEQWVKSKLDVFAYFDNDVKGYAPFDAMRLIERL from the coding sequence ATGGCACCCCGCAGGCGCGCACCGGAGGTTCGGATCGGCATCTCCGGATGGACCTACGCGCCGTGGCGCGGGGACTTCTACCCGAAGGGTCTCGCGCATCGGCGCGAGCTCGAGTATGCGTCGGAGCGATTGTCCTCGATCGAGATCAACGGCACCTTCTACGCCATGCAGAAGCCGTCGAGTTACGTGAAGTGGCGCGACGAGACTCCCGAGAATTTCGTGTTCGCTGTCAAGGGCGGGCGCTACGTCACCCACGTCAAGCGGCTCGTCGACGTCGAAGCAGCGCTCGCCAATTTCTTTGCGACAGGTGTGCTCGGCCTCGGCAGCAAACTCGGTCCCGTGCTCTGGCAGCTGCCGCCCAACTTCCAGTTCGACGCGGCCAAGATGGCTGCCTTCTTCGAACTCCTGCCGCGAACGACGACGGAAGCGGTGACGCTGGCAGGTCGGCGTGACGACAAGCTCCCTGACGACAGAGTGAGTCTCGTCGTCGACGGCGATCGCCCCCTGCGTCATGCAATGGAAGTGCGGCACCCCAGCTTCGATACAGCCGAGGCGATAGGTCTGTTGCGCGATCATGATGTCGCGTTCGTTCTCGCCGACTCCGGAGGCAAGTATCCCCTCGTGGACCAAGTGACCTCGAACTTCGTCTACCTGCGACTACACGGCTCCGAGGAGTTGTACGCGAGTGGCTACGACGACGCAGCCCTCGACCGATGGGCGGGGCGTATCGAGCAGTGGGTCAAGTCGAAGCTCGATGTGTTCGCCTACTTCGACAACGACGTGAAGGGCTACGCGCCGTTCGACGCAATGAGGTTGATCGAACGTCTGTAG
- a CDS encoding alpha/beta hydrolase has protein sequence MSNRHVVLVHGTWGRGTPTWWGSASQAFTDRGFTVHTPTLRHHELPRDEGAPLIAGLSLLDYTDDLVALCRSLDSPPLVVGLSMGGLLVQLVAARTPTAGVVAAAPAPAAGIFAVYPTMIRLFGTHFFHPSAPWRRPLMPTMTRFKVIAQHQPLQHVRELFDGAVAESGRAYCEMSFPYLDRRHAATVDFAAVDAPVLVIGAEQDRAVNRRIPRTTARRYRDADHVEIPGADHALFDEPFLTPTMAAIDGWLTERAVFA, from the coding sequence ATGTCCAACCGTCACGTCGTCCTTGTTCATGGCACTTGGGGTCGGGGTACTCCCACATGGTGGGGTTCCGCCTCGCAGGCCTTCACCGACCGCGGGTTCACCGTCCACACCCCGACCCTGCGCCACCATGAACTCCCTCGCGACGAAGGTGCTCCGCTGATCGCGGGCTTGAGTCTTCTCGACTACACCGACGATCTCGTCGCGCTTTGCCGATCCCTCGATTCCCCACCTCTGGTAGTTGGACTCTCGATGGGCGGATTACTGGTACAGCTGGTCGCAGCGCGCACCCCGACCGCAGGTGTCGTCGCCGCAGCGCCTGCACCCGCAGCGGGCATCTTCGCCGTGTACCCGACGATGATCCGCCTGTTCGGGACGCACTTCTTCCACCCCAGCGCGCCGTGGCGTCGACCGCTGATGCCCACCATGACCCGCTTCAAGGTCATCGCACAACACCAGCCGCTCCAACATGTTCGTGAACTGTTCGATGGCGCAGTCGCCGAATCAGGGCGGGCGTACTGCGAGATGAGCTTTCCGTATCTCGACCGCCGTCACGCGGCGACCGTCGACTTCGCCGCAGTAGACGCACCTGTTCTCGTGATCGGTGCCGAACAGGACAGAGCGGTGAACCGACGAATCCCTCGCACGACCGCACGGCGCTACCGCGATGCTGACCATGTCGAGATACCGGGTGCAGATCATGCACTGTTCGACGAGCCCTTCCTCACTCCAACCATGGCCGCAATCGACGGGTGGCTGACGGAAAGGGCGGTCTTCGCATGA
- a CDS encoding DoxX family protein: MTTTITPTANSRTAARIGWVLTALLAIFLLFDGVTKLINVQQVKDATVDLGLREEMTPVIGVVLLVSLALYLLPRTAFLGAVLLTGYLGGAVLTNWRVDKPLFSTVLFAVYVGVVVWGALYLRDPKVRQVMPFVR, encoded by the coding sequence ATGACTACGACGATCACCCCTACGGCCAACTCGCGCACCGCCGCCCGCATCGGATGGGTGTTGACGGCACTGCTGGCGATCTTTCTGCTCTTCGACGGAGTCACCAAGCTGATCAACGTCCAGCAGGTCAAGGATGCGACGGTAGATCTCGGTCTGCGCGAGGAGATGACGCCCGTCATCGGCGTCGTACTTCTCGTATCGCTAGCGTTGTATCTGCTGCCGCGTACGGCGTTCCTCGGCGCGGTCCTGCTGACCGGCTACCTGGGCGGCGCGGTCCTCACAAACTGGCGCGTCGACAAGCCGCTGTTCAGCACAGTGCTGTTCGCCGTATATGTGGGCGTCGTCGTCTGGGGTGCGCTCTACCTGCGTGATCCCAAGGTTCGCCAGGTCATGCCGTTCGTGCGCTGA
- a CDS encoding ArsR/SmtB family transcription factor, which yields MSEQFEGRLAELEARVAELEGGASAGDRETFTGGMVAYQGEVHLDGNVKWDIGYSPDGILEFSTHRTAEILAALGHPARLRIVRTLLRGPANASDLHESVGLGSTGQVYHHLKVLGAANVVEQHGRGDYRIAAKKVVPLLVSMLAAADISGELGT from the coding sequence GTGAGCGAGCAGTTCGAGGGCAGACTGGCAGAGCTGGAAGCGCGCGTAGCCGAACTCGAAGGTGGCGCGTCGGCCGGTGACCGCGAGACTTTCACCGGCGGGATGGTGGCGTACCAGGGTGAGGTGCACCTCGACGGAAACGTCAAGTGGGATATCGGTTATTCGCCCGACGGGATCCTGGAATTCTCTACGCATCGCACAGCCGAGATCCTGGCCGCGCTTGGACATCCTGCGCGATTGCGCATCGTACGGACGCTGCTTCGGGGACCGGCGAACGCGTCGGATCTGCACGAGTCGGTCGGACTCGGGTCGACGGGTCAGGTGTATCACCACTTGAAGGTCCTCGGCGCGGCCAACGTCGTCGAGCAGCATGGCCGGGGTGACTACCGGATAGCCGCGAAGAAGGTTGTGCCGCTGTTGGTGTCGATGCTTGCCGCTGCGGACATTTCGGGCGAACTGGGAACGTAG
- a CDS encoding serine hydrolase codes for MRRTTVLSATCAAALVIGGCSSATSPAESQSAETQTSAECAPVTSTDLNTEDGWIGLIDQAPETVSLVIDDGRGRTVEHRPEEVQPLASAVKVVHLGAYARAVAAGELDPNEQVPVLEWERWYVPGTDGGVHPVALNRLGIANDGSVATDPNATVRLEDMVTAMIQESDNAVPDYLRSRLGDDALVDAAAAGGWEDFQPPSLVTSLLSIIDPELAEGDRWATANRWASDPQFRIDVSAGLELPSYEQQTDRVQNLTAGGSAAQLNGMYRAFTDGSFGDGSDIALGQLEYQEAPDGAESMGFKGGNLPGMLAQGFELRRDDGSVATAVWLTDGLPADRYEAAMAGVVYQQALIIEAMQSSDVLDRIACVV; via the coding sequence ATGCGCCGCACTACCGTCCTGTCCGCCACCTGCGCTGCCGCCTTGGTAATAGGTGGGTGCTCCTCGGCCACGTCGCCCGCCGAGTCCCAGTCTGCCGAGACCCAGACTTCCGCAGAGTGCGCCCCCGTCACCTCCACGGACCTGAATACCGAGGACGGCTGGATCGGTCTCATCGACCAAGCTCCCGAGACGGTGAGTCTGGTGATCGACGACGGCAGGGGCCGAACCGTCGAGCATCGGCCCGAGGAGGTGCAGCCGTTGGCGTCGGCGGTCAAGGTGGTTCACCTGGGTGCCTATGCGCGCGCGGTCGCTGCGGGCGAACTCGATCCGAACGAGCAGGTTCCGGTACTGGAGTGGGAACGCTGGTACGTGCCGGGAACGGACGGGGGTGTCCACCCGGTGGCCCTGAATCGGCTCGGTATAGCAAACGACGGATCCGTCGCAACGGACCCGAATGCGACTGTCCGGCTGGAAGACATGGTGACGGCAATGATCCAGGAAAGCGACAACGCGGTACCCGACTACCTGAGAAGCCGCCTCGGTGACGACGCCCTCGTCGACGCCGCAGCCGCAGGGGGCTGGGAAGATTTTCAGCCACCGTCACTCGTCACCAGCTTGCTCTCGATAATCGACCCCGAGCTCGCCGAGGGAGACCGTTGGGCGACGGCCAACCGTTGGGCTTCCGATCCGCAGTTCCGTATCGACGTATCGGCAGGCCTGGAGTTGCCGAGCTACGAGCAGCAGACCGATCGCGTGCAGAATCTGACCGCGGGTGGCTCGGCCGCCCAACTGAACGGAATGTACCGGGCGTTCACCGACGGCAGCTTCGGCGACGGATCCGATATCGCTCTCGGGCAGCTCGAATACCAGGAGGCCCCGGACGGCGCAGAGAGCATGGGATTCAAGGGAGGCAATCTGCCGGGAATGCTGGCGCAGGGATTCGAACTTCGCCGAGACGACGGCTCCGTCGCTACCGCGGTCTGGCTGACGGACGGTCTGCCTGCCGACCGGTACGAGGCCGCGATGGCGGGTGTGGTCTATCAGCAGGCACTCATCATCGAAGCCATGCAGTCGTCCGATGTTCTCGACCGGATAGCCTGCGTCGTGTGA